The following proteins are encoded in a genomic region of Bacillus horti:
- a CDS encoding exosporium glycoprotein BclB-related protein encodes MARHYSNRHRLKKLLFKRSLKKRILRRSEHKNVCAKRKKKRSLNIVRHTGTSSCGIKLQLNFGKVCHRRPHHCKRGRVGPRGPRGFRGPRGSRGYRGYRGPRGLQGIQGIQGPTGEYGEGGTGPTGPQGIQGIQGPTGPTGEYGEGGTGPTGATGPQGIQGPTGPTGEYGEGGTGPTGATGPTGPAGGPPGDTGTTGATGVTGSTGVTGPTGLSVTGTTGATGETGAAGLAGATGATGSTGVTGPTGLSVTGATGATGETGAAGLAGATGATGETGAAGLAGATGATGETGAAGLAGATGATGETGPAGLDGATGATGETGPAGIAGATGATGETGSAGIAGATGATGETGPAGLDGATGATGETGPAGLDGATGATGETGPAGLDGATGATGETGPAGLDGATGATGETGPAGLDGATGATGETGPAGLDGATGATGETGPAGLDGATGATGETGPAGIAGATGATGETGPAGLDGATGATGETGPAGIAGATGATGETGPAGLAGATGATGETGPAGLDGATGATGETGPAGLDGATGATGETGPAGLDGATGATGETGPAGLDGATGATGETGATGLAGVTGATGETGAAGLAGATGATGATGIGVTGATGETGATGVDGAGAIIPFASGVPAVLTTIAGGLIGTTSLVGFGASVAGISVLGGTIDLTGAGGTLLNFSFSVPRDGTISSIAGYFSTTAALALLGTTVTITAQLFSSTTPDNIFSPIPGAEVTLAPPLTGAVALGAISSGVNTGLSIPVTAGTRLLLVFSATAAGVTLINTIAGYASAGIVIV; translated from the coding sequence ATGGCTAGACACTACTCTAATCGGCATAGATTAAAAAAGCTTTTGTTTAAAAGAAGCTTAAAGAAACGAATTTTGCGTAGATCTGAACACAAAAATGTATGTGCCAAAAGAAAGAAAAAAAGAAGCTTAAATATTGTCAGGCATACTGGTACATCAAGCTGTGGTATTAAATTACAGTTAAACTTTGGAAAGGTTTGTCATCGTAGGCCTCACCACTGTAAACGTGGTAGAGTCGGCCCTAGAGGACCTAGGGGATTTAGAGGTCCTAGGGGATCTAGGGGATATAGAGGATATAGAGGACCTAGGGGATTACAAGGAATACAGGGGATTCAAGGACCTACCGGGGAATATGGTGAAGGCGGAACTGGACCTACGGGGCCTCAAGGGATTCAAGGGATTCAAGGACCCACCGGACCTACCGGGGAATATGGTGAGGGCGGAACTGGACCTACTGGTGCCACTGGACCTCAAGGGATTCAGGGACCTACCGGACCTACCGGGGAATATGGCGAGGGTGGAACAGGACCTACTGGAGCCACTGGACCTACGGGACCTGCTGGTGGACCTCCAGGAGATACTGGTACTACGGGAGCGACGGGAGTAACTGGAAGCACTGGAGTGACTGGGCCTACGGGGCTTAGTGTAACAGGAACTACGGGGGCGACTGGTGAAACGGGAGCCGCTGGATTAGCTGGGGCTACGGGGGCCACAGGAAGCACTGGAGTGACTGGGCCTACGGGGCTTAGTGTAACAGGTGCTACAGGAGCGACTGGAGAAACTGGAGCCGCTGGATTAGCTGGGGCTACGGGGGCGACTGGCGAAACTGGCGCTGCTGGGTTAGCTGGGGCTACGGGGGCGACTGGCGAAACTGGCGCTGCTGGGTTAGCTGGGGCTACGGGAGCAACCGGAGAAACTGGACCTGCTGGGCTTGATGGCGCTACGGGAGCAACCGGAGAAACTGGACCTGCTGGGATAGCTGGGGCTACAGGGGCGACTGGCGAAACTGGATCTGCTGGGATAGCTGGGGCTACAGGAGCGACTGGAGAAACTGGACCTGCTGGGCTTGATGGCGCTACGGGAGCGACTGGAGAAACTGGACCTGCTGGGCTTGATGGCGCTACGGGAGCGACTGGAGAAACGGGACCTGCTGGGCTTGATGGCGCTACAGGAGCGACTGGAGAAACTGGACCTGCTGGGCTTGATGGCGCTACAGGAGCGACTGGAGAAACTGGACCTGCTGGGCTTGATGGCGCTACAGGAGCGACTGGTGAAACTGGACCTGCTGGGCTTGATGGCGCTACGGGAGCGACTGGAGAAACTGGACCTGCTGGGCTTGATGGCGCTACGGGAGCGACTGGTGAAACTGGACCTGCTGGGATAGCTGGGGCTACAGGGGCGACTGGAGAAACTGGACCTGCTGGGCTTGATGGCGCTACAGGAGCGACTGGTGAAACTGGACCTGCTGGGATAGCTGGGGCTACAGGGGCGACTGGAGAAACTGGACCTGCTGGATTAGCTGGGGCTACAGGAGCGACTGGTGAAACTGGACCTGCTGGGCTTGATGGCGCTACGGGAGCGACTGGTGAAACTGGACCTGCTGGGCTTGATGGGGCCACGGGAGCGACTGGTGAAACTGGACCTGCTGGGCTTGATGGGGCCACGGGAGCGACTGGTGAAACTGGACCTGCTGGGCTTGATGGCGCTACAGGGGCGACTGGTGAAACTGGGGCTACTGGATTAGCTGGCGTTACAGGGGCTACTGGAGAAACTGGAGCTGCTGGATTAGCTGGCGCTACAGGGGCTACTGGTGCTACGGGCATTGGAGTCACCGGGGCGACTGGGGAGACCGGAGCAACTGGAGTGGATGGGGCTGGAGCAATCATTCCATTTGCATCAGGAGTTCCAGCTGTTTTGACAACAATTGCTGGTGGTCTTATAGGTACTACAAGTTTAGTTGGTTTCGGTGCATCTGTGGCTGGAATCAGTGTTTTAGGGGGAACTATCGATTTAACTGGGGCAGGCGGTACCCTTCTTAACTTCTCCTTCTCTGTTCCTAGAGATGGTACCATTTCATCAATAGCTGGTTACTTCAGTACCACTGCTGCATTAGCACTCCTTGGAACAACTGTTACTATTACAGCACAATTATTTAGCTCAACTACTCCAGACAATATTTTCTCTCCTATTCCTGGAGCAGAAGTAACATTAGCTCCTCCTCTTACAGGGGCTGTAGCTTTAGGCGCAATCAGTAGTGGAGTTAATACAGGATTGTCCATTCCTGTAACTGCAGGAACTCGATTACTACTTGTTTTCTCAGCAACAGCAGCAGGGGTAACCCTTATTAACACTATAGCTGGATATGCGAGTGCTGGTATTGTCATCGTTTAA
- a CDS encoding DUF4183 domain-containing protein, producing the protein MSRKKKRCLKKQIIIKRSLLNIYKCGSIKGKKSTRGKRGPRGRRGPRGFRGYQGSQGIQGVTGATGPTGPYEGGSGSTGFTGATGATGVTGATGETGTAGLDGATGTTGETGATGLTGATGVGVTGATGDTGAAGLDGATGATGLTGATGLTGATGVGVTGATGETGPAGLDGATGTTGETGSTGSTGATGPTGDISIIEIIPTVYRYFYFPPTDLDLSSSVTIHAGGFSDDDGNSVTEFAGLGTNSFNNLFINGLVQPSNSYSVSPGMLFFPAQSGTIFAGTPIIIETVQFNVQV; encoded by the coding sequence TTGAGTAGGAAGAAAAAGAGATGTCTTAAAAAGCAAATTATTATTAAGAGAAGTCTCTTAAACATATATAAATGTGGTTCAATAAAAGGAAAAAAAAGTACACGAGGAAAACGGGGACCTCGCGGGAGACGTGGTCCAAGAGGTTTTAGGGGCTATCAAGGTTCACAGGGTATTCAAGGAGTTACAGGGGCCACGGGACCAACTGGACCTTATGAAGGAGGGTCAGGATCCACTGGATTTACAGGAGCGACGGGGGCTACTGGAGTAACAGGAGCCACGGGCGAAACTGGGACGGCTGGACTCGATGGGGCTACTGGAACCACAGGGGAAACTGGAGCCACGGGGCTTACTGGCGCTACTGGAGTTGGGGTCACTGGAGCCACGGGCGATACCGGGGCAGCTGGACTCGATGGGGCTACTGGAGCTACCGGATTAACCGGAGCCACGGGGCTTACTGGCGCTACTGGAGTTGGGGTCACAGGAGCCACGGGGGAAACTGGGCCGGCTGGACTCGATGGGGCTACTGGGACCACAGGGGAAACCGGGTCAACCGGTTCGACAGGTGCAACAGGCCCGACGGGCGACATTTCGATAATCGAAATTATTCCTACCGTATACCGGTACTTTTATTTCCCACCTACAGATCTGGACTTATCCTCCTCTGTTACAATTCATGCGGGGGGGTTCAGCGATGATGATGGAAACAGCGTTACCGAATTTGCTGGACTAGGCACAAACAGCTTTAATAATCTATTCATTAACGGTCTTGTGCAACCAAGCAATTCATATAGCGTAAGTCCTGGCATGTTGTTCTTTCCTGCGCAAAGCGGCACCATATTTGCTGGTACGCCAATCATTATTGAGACTGTACAATTTAATGTTCAAGTGTAA
- a CDS encoding DUF4183 domain-containing protein gives MPIVTPYQNSLRFASTFGAGTGTGATFAISATAFTDDSGTVATAFPGSFNYYNLYINGILQTADTSTVSTTEITIPGGDVLNDGTPLVVQFVVS, from the coding sequence ATGCCAATCGTAACTCCATATCAAAATAGTCTGAGATTCGCATCCACCTTTGGTGCAGGGACAGGAACGGGGGCAACATTCGCTATTTCTGCCACAGCATTTACTGACGACAGCGGCACTGTCGCCACAGCATTTCCGGGCTCGTTCAATTATTACAATCTGTATATTAACGGCATTTTGCAAACAGCGGATACATCCACCGTTTCGACGACTGAGATTACCATCCCGGGTGGCGATGTCCTGAATGACGGCACACCGCTTGTCGTTCAGTTCGTTGTGTCTTAA
- a CDS encoding DUF1450 domain-containing protein translates to MRPIIEFCQSNLGAGTLRVKEELEKDPDLDVIDYGCLGFCGECYQYPYALVNGEFVYGESPKDLLNKIREAIAKDEML, encoded by the coding sequence TTGAGACCTATAATAGAATTTTGTCAGAGTAATCTCGGTGCAGGAACGTTACGAGTTAAGGAAGAGCTTGAAAAGGATCCTGACCTGGATGTTATAGATTACGGTTGTCTAGGATTTTGTGGAGAGTGCTATCAGTATCCATATGCTTTGGTTAACGGGGAATTCGTTTATGGTGAAAGTCCAAAAGACTTGCTAAATAAAATTAGAGAAGCCATCGCAAAGGATGAGATGTTGTAA
- a CDS encoding NAD(P)/FAD-dependent oxidoreductase, with amino-acid sequence MEKILILGGGYGGLRITQRLLSHDLPNDVSITIVDRLPYHCLKTEYYALAAGTESDSALRVAFPSDSRVNVVYGSVKEIDLESKQVYLEDENAASLTYDYLVIGLGCVDRYHGVPGADKFTCSIQSMDNTRKTYQVLNNVKPNGKVAIVGGGLSGVEIAAELRESRSDLTIQIYDRGESILSPYPEKLRKYVREWFTNRSVDLIHKANITKVEPNKLYNHDEEIELDAIVWTAGIQANPIVQALPVEKDPMGRVHLTKYHAIPNYENAYVVGDCASLPFAPSAQLAEAQGDQIAMIISSIIKGQSLPDKLPKMKLKGTLGSLGKKHGFGQMGGTTLIGRVPRVLKSGVLWMYKNHLG; translated from the coding sequence ATGGAAAAGATTTTAATTTTAGGTGGAGGCTATGGGGGACTTAGAATTACACAGCGCTTATTAAGCCATGATTTGCCTAACGATGTAAGTATTACTATCGTTGACCGCTTACCTTATCATTGCTTAAAAACAGAATACTATGCACTTGCTGCAGGGACAGAGTCAGATTCTGCTCTTCGCGTAGCTTTCCCTTCAGATTCAAGAGTTAATGTCGTGTACGGATCTGTTAAGGAAATTGACCTTGAATCAAAACAGGTATATTTAGAAGATGAAAATGCAGCTAGTTTGACTTATGATTATCTTGTTATTGGACTTGGGTGTGTGGATCGATATCACGGAGTGCCAGGAGCGGACAAATTTACGTGTAGCATTCAAAGTATGGATAACACAAGGAAAACGTATCAAGTCTTAAATAATGTAAAGCCTAACGGAAAAGTAGCGATAGTTGGTGGAGGCTTAAGTGGGGTTGAAATTGCAGCTGAGTTAAGAGAAAGCCGCTCTGATTTAACCATTCAAATTTACGATCGTGGAGAAAGTATCTTGAGCCCGTATCCGGAGAAGCTAAGAAAATACGTTCGTGAATGGTTTACAAATCGTAGCGTAGACTTAATTCATAAAGCTAATATTACAAAGGTTGAGCCAAATAAATTATATAACCATGATGAAGAAATTGAGCTAGATGCTATTGTGTGGACAGCTGGGATACAAGCAAATCCAATTGTCCAAGCTCTTCCTGTAGAAAAAGATCCTATGGGACGAGTACATCTAACGAAATACCATGCCATTCCGAATTATGAAAATGCCTACGTAGTTGGAGATTGTGCTAGTCTTCCTTTTGCTCCAAGTGCACAGCTTGCGGAGGCTCAGGGAGATCAAATTGCTATGATAATCAGCTCAATTATTAAAGGGCAAAGCCTTCCTGATAAGCTTCCTAAAATGAAGCTAAAGGGCACCTTAGGCTCTCTAGGGAAAAAGCATGGCTTCGGACAAATGGGAGGCACCACATTAATCGGACGAGTTCCACGAGTGCTGAAGTCTGGTGTGCTTTGGATGTATAAAAATCACTTAGGATAG
- a CDS encoding bifunctional cystathionine gamma-lyase/homocysteine desulfhydrase, producing the protein MKLKTKLIHGGIDGDPATGAVSVPIYQVSTYKQDGIGNHKGFEYSRTGNPTRLACEELIKDIEGGARGFAFGSGMAAMSAIIMLFKQGDHFIVGDDVYGGSYRVLTNVFNQFGIDVTFVDTSKMEEVEAALKDNTVALFLETPSNPLLKVSDIQQIAQFTKEKELMLIVDNTFMTPYWQNPIELGADIVLHSATKYLGGHSDVVAGLAVVNNDELGERLHYIQNAVGGILGPQDSWLLIRGIKTLGVRMQEHENNTKEIVAFLQKRDDIESIYYPGLKLHQGHDIQQKQARGFGGMVSFDVGSAERAERVLAKVKYFTLAESLGAVESLISVPAKMTHASIPAERRAQLGITDGLVRISVGLEDIEDLIEDLTQALED; encoded by the coding sequence ATGAAGCTAAAAACAAAACTGATTCACGGTGGGATTGATGGAGATCCAGCTACTGGAGCAGTGAGTGTTCCTATTTATCAGGTTAGTACCTATAAGCAGGATGGGATAGGAAACCATAAAGGATTTGAATATTCTAGAACAGGAAACCCAACTCGATTAGCGTGTGAGGAGCTTATTAAGGATATCGAAGGGGGAGCTAGAGGTTTTGCCTTTGGTTCTGGAATGGCTGCTATGTCAGCTATTATTATGTTATTTAAGCAAGGAGATCACTTTATCGTTGGCGATGATGTGTATGGTGGAAGCTATCGTGTGTTAACGAATGTGTTTAATCAATTTGGTATTGACGTTACATTTGTGGACACAAGTAAAATGGAGGAAGTAGAGGCAGCTCTTAAGGATAATACGGTTGCCCTATTCTTAGAAACACCAAGTAATCCGCTATTAAAGGTTTCAGATATTCAGCAGATTGCTCAATTCACGAAAGAAAAAGAGCTTATGCTTATCGTCGACAATACATTTATGACACCTTACTGGCAGAATCCAATCGAGCTTGGAGCTGATATTGTTCTGCATAGTGCTACCAAATATCTAGGCGGACATAGTGACGTAGTAGCAGGTCTTGCCGTTGTAAACAATGATGAACTAGGGGAGCGGCTTCATTATATTCAAAACGCTGTAGGGGGTATCCTAGGACCTCAGGATTCTTGGTTATTAATTAGAGGGATTAAAACACTAGGCGTACGTATGCAGGAGCATGAAAATAATACAAAAGAAATAGTAGCCTTTTTACAAAAGCGTGATGATATTGAGTCCATTTATTACCCAGGATTAAAGCTTCACCAGGGTCATGATATTCAGCAAAAGCAAGCTCGTGGTTTTGGTGGAATGGTTTCTTTTGATGTAGGAAGCGCAGAAAGAGCGGAGCGTGTCCTTGCCAAGGTGAAGTACTTTACACTTGCAGAAAGCCTTGGGGCTGTAGAAAGTCTAATTTCAGTTCCGGCAAAAATGACACATGCTTCAATCCCAGCAGAAAGAAGAGCGCAGCTAGGTATTACGGACGGGTTAGTACGTATTTCTGTAGGCTTAGAGGATATTGAAGATTTAATCGAGGATTTAACTCAGGCTCTAGAGGATTAA
- the cysK gene encoding cysteine synthase A: MKKVYRGMKELIGNTPIVELTQFDLPNQVRLFAKLEFYNPGGSVKDRLGVELIADAENKGKLKAGGTIIEPTAGNTGIGIALAAIGKGYKVVFVVPEKFSMEKQEIMRALGATIVNTPSEEGIKGAIAKAKQLEQEIEGSYCPQQFHNEANPAAHYKTTGPEIWEQLDGKVDVFVAGAGSGGTFMGVSRYLKEQAPHIKTVIVEPEGSILNGGDSGPHKTEGIGMELLPPFMDTSYFEAIHTIDDEIAFDYVKELATKEGLLVGSSSGAALAAALKEAEVAKPGAHIVTIFADSSERYLSKKIYQGGI; the protein is encoded by the coding sequence ATGAAAAAAGTGTATAGAGGAATGAAGGAGCTTATTGGCAACACTCCTATTGTAGAGCTTACTCAGTTTGATTTACCTAATCAGGTTCGTTTGTTTGCTAAGCTAGAGTTTTATAACCCTGGCGGAAGTGTGAAGGATAGATTAGGTGTAGAACTAATAGCAGATGCAGAAAATAAAGGGAAGCTAAAGGCAGGGGGGACTATCATTGAACCAACTGCGGGTAATACAGGAATAGGTATTGCTTTAGCGGCCATAGGAAAAGGCTACAAAGTCGTTTTTGTTGTCCCTGAAAAGTTTAGTATGGAAAAGCAAGAGATTATGCGAGCTCTAGGAGCTACCATTGTAAACACGCCTAGCGAGGAAGGGATTAAGGGGGCTATTGCAAAAGCAAAGCAATTAGAGCAGGAAATTGAAGGCTCTTATTGTCCTCAGCAATTCCATAATGAAGCGAATCCTGCTGCCCATTATAAAACAACTGGACCGGAAATTTGGGAGCAGTTAGATGGGAAGGTTGATGTATTTGTTGCTGGAGCAGGGTCAGGCGGGACGTTCATGGGAGTTTCAAGATATTTAAAAGAACAAGCCCCACATATAAAAACAGTCATTGTGGAACCTGAAGGATCTATTTTAAATGGGGGAGACTCTGGTCCCCATAAAACCGAAGGAATAGGTATGGAGCTTTTACCTCCTTTTATGGACACTTCATATTTTGAAGCTATTCACACCATAGACGATGAAATCGCTTTTGATTATGTAAAGGAACTCGCTACAAAAGAAGGCTTACTTGTTGGAAGCTCATCAGGAGCTGCATTAGCTGCAGCACTTAAGGAAGCAGAAGTGGCAAAGCCTGGTGCTCACATCGTGACCATTTTTGCCGATAGTAGCGAGAGATACCTAAGTAAAAAAATTTATCAGGGAGGTATTTAG
- a CDS encoding NifU family protein: MTEMTLENRVQEVLDKLRPFLQRDGGDCELVGVDDGIVKLRLLGACGSCPASTMTLKAGIERALTEEIPEVSEVEQVF, encoded by the coding sequence ATGACTGAAATGACATTAGAGAATAGAGTCCAAGAAGTATTAGATAAACTCCGCCCTTTTCTACAACGTGATGGTGGAGACTGTGAATTAGTCGGTGTTGACGATGGGATCGTTAAGCTTAGATTACTTGGAGCATGCGGTAGCTGCCCAGCTTCAACTATGACGTTAAAGGCAGGAATTGAGCGTGCCTTAACAGAAGAAATTCCTGAAGTAAGTGAAGTTGAACAAGTATTCTAA
- a CDS encoding phosphatidylglycerophosphatase A codes for MKQKCLELLRERGVQLEDIGELVYHLQEKYIPQLTMEICLENIDRVLSKREVQNAIITGIFIDKMAEINQIDEPLLSIVKNDESLYGIDEVIALSIVNVYGSIGFTNYGYIDKIKPGILQKLNQKGTGQCHTFLDDIVGAIAASASSRLAHSID; via the coding sequence ATGAAACAAAAATGCCTTGAATTACTAAGAGAAAGAGGTGTTCAATTAGAGGATATCGGGGAGCTTGTGTATCATTTGCAGGAAAAGTATATCCCTCAATTAACCATGGAGATCTGCTTGGAAAATATTGATCGTGTACTTTCCAAAAGAGAGGTTCAGAACGCTATTATTACAGGAATTTTTATCGATAAAATGGCAGAGATTAATCAAATCGACGAACCTCTGCTCTCAATAGTCAAAAATGATGAAAGCTTGTACGGGATAGATGAGGTCATTGCTTTATCCATTGTGAACGTGTACGGAAGCATTGGATTTACTAATTACGGTTATATAGATAAAATAAAGCCTGGTATTTTACAAAAACTAAATCAAAAAGGAACCGGTCAGTGTCATACCTTTTTGGATGATATTGTGGGGGCTATTGCAGCAAGCGCATCTAGCCGCTTAGCCCATTCCATCGACTAG
- a CDS encoding TIGR01457 family HAD-type hydrolase has protein sequence MQKYKLYIIDLDGTMYRGTEAIEEAPYFINQIKELKQDYVFLTNNSTKTSEGVLEHLNLFGIQAEDHQIYSTSKATAQYISSQKKNANVYMIGEKGLKQALLAEGHQVFGAERGVEASAIDFVVTGLDRQITYEKLAGAVLHVRQGVPFISTNADKALPTERGLLPGNGSLTAVVQTATGVEPKYIGKPEPLMIEMILRERNLQKKEALMIGDNYETDILAGIRANINTAIVYTGFSKPEHVKEEPHKPTYEWNTLADAHKDIFV, from the coding sequence ATGCAAAAGTATAAGTTATATATCATAGATCTTGATGGAACCATGTATAGAGGCACTGAAGCCATTGAAGAAGCACCGTACTTTATCAACCAAATCAAAGAACTAAAGCAGGATTATGTGTTCCTCACAAACAATTCCACAAAAACCTCTGAAGGGGTTCTTGAACACTTGAATCTGTTTGGTATCCAGGCAGAGGATCATCAAATATATTCCACAAGTAAAGCGACAGCTCAATATATTAGTTCACAAAAAAAGAATGCTAATGTGTATATGATTGGAGAAAAAGGACTTAAGCAGGCGCTCCTAGCTGAAGGACATCAAGTATTCGGTGCTGAAAGGGGAGTAGAGGCATCAGCTATTGATTTTGTAGTGACAGGGTTAGACAGACAAATTACTTATGAGAAGCTAGCTGGAGCCGTATTGCATGTGCGACAGGGTGTTCCTTTTATTTCAACGAATGCGGATAAAGCTTTACCTACCGAAAGAGGTCTTTTACCAGGTAACGGTTCGTTAACGGCAGTCGTACAGACAGCTACTGGAGTAGAGCCTAAGTATATTGGGAAACCGGAGCCCTTAATGATTGAGATGATCCTTAGAGAGAGAAACCTGCAGAAGAAGGAAGCCCTCATGATTGGTGATAATTATGAGACAGATATCTTAGCAGGAATCCGAGCAAATATTAATACAGCAATTGTTTATACCGGCTTCAGCAAACCGGAGCATGTGAAGGAGGAACCGCATAAACCAACCTACGAATGGAATACGTTAGCAGATGCTCACAAAGATATTTTTGTGTAG
- a CDS encoding helix-turn-helix transcriptional regulator — MQMQKSVSTRDEILKMLKTKGRLPVSEMAQQLGITEMAVRRHLNTLERDLYIDTELIRQAMGRPTNVYYLTEKGHDLFPKNYSDIALDFLKEIEEIDGLEKVEQLFSRREEKLESTYAERMQNLAFEDKVKTLADIQNNKGYMVEWSKTDDGEYVFKEYNCPISEVAKEYNQACQCELSLFKKLLGTEDIQRTECLAKGGTHCVYIVKKNLVKE; from the coding sequence ATGCAAATGCAAAAGTCTGTCTCAACCCGCGATGAAATTCTTAAAATGCTGAAGACGAAGGGCCGTCTTCCTGTAAGTGAAATGGCTCAGCAGTTAGGGATTACAGAAATGGCTGTACGTCGTCATTTAAATACTCTAGAGCGTGATTTATATATAGATACAGAGCTTATCAGGCAAGCTATGGGAAGACCTACAAATGTCTACTACTTGACGGAAAAAGGGCATGATCTTTTCCCTAAGAACTACTCTGATATTGCCTTAGACTTTTTGAAGGAAATTGAGGAGATCGATGGCTTAGAAAAAGTGGAGCAGCTTTTTTCTCGCAGGGAGGAGAAGCTCGAATCAACGTATGCAGAGCGTATGCAGAATTTAGCTTTCGAGGATAAAGTTAAAACTCTAGCTGATATTCAAAATAACAAGGGATATATGGTTGAGTGGAGCAAAACAGATGATGGGGAGTATGTTTTTAAGGAATACAACTGTCCAATCTCTGAGGTGGCTAAGGAATATAATCAGGCCTGTCAATGTGAGCTCTCTCTTTTCAAAAAGCTCTTAGGAACAGAAGATATTCAGCGTACAGAGTGTTTGGCAAAGGGTGGGACCCATTGTGTTTATATCGTAAAAAAGAATCTCGTTAAGGAGTAA
- a CDS encoding DUF86 domain-containing protein encodes MYFVDRQKLEQHMQYMEQLCKWSLELNQVFEEPIQRLAMERLVHMQIEVLLDIGNLMIDGFIMRDPGSYEDILVILEDEKVIDTEDKELLLPFILCRKELVSDYMHSNHDHIWHVYKEAFESLKRFPQQTRRYLEEQLGPVSAFTPKS; translated from the coding sequence ATGTACTTTGTAGATCGACAGAAGCTTGAACAGCATATGCAATATATGGAGCAGCTTTGTAAATGGTCTTTAGAGCTTAATCAAGTCTTTGAAGAACCGATACAAAGACTTGCTATGGAAAGGCTAGTTCATATGCAAATCGAGGTTCTTCTGGATATTGGGAATCTGATGATTGATGGATTCATAATGCGTGACCCCGGGAGCTATGAGGATATTCTTGTCATTCTAGAGGATGAGAAAGTCATTGATACGGAAGACAAAGAGCTTCTTCTTCCATTTATCCTTTGTCGAAAAGAGCTAGTTAGCGATTATATGCATAGTAATCATGATCACATATGGCATGTATACAAAGAGGCTTTTGAAAGTTTAAAACGATTCCCGCAGCAAACAAGACGTTATTTAGAGGAACAATTAGGACCAGTATCTGCTTTCACCCCAAAATCATAG
- a CDS encoding DUF3055 domain-containing protein — protein sequence MSESIFMYDDTEDTRTRFVGFIGDAKRFDLAITSSNRFYGKILVCDIQTGRSAIIGKDDLEEEGYLEHAYNLTEEEAQELLNFLEQVVGA from the coding sequence ATGAGTGAATCAATTTTTATGTACGACGATACAGAGGATACGCGTACCCGCTTTGTTGGTTTTATAGGTGACGCAAAGCGTTTTGATTTAGCAATTACTTCTTCCAATCGTTTTTATGGAAAAATACTTGTATGTGACATACAAACAGGGCGTTCAGCCATCATCGGAAAGGATGATTTAGAAGAGGAAGGCTATTTAGAACACGCCTACAATTTAACTGAAGAAGAAGCTCAAGAGCTTCTTAACTTTTTAGAGCAGGTTGTAGGGGCTTAA
- a CDS encoding YutD family protein — translation MIQVQGTFYEVQQEVRDGWQPDAFKERYSDVLSKYDYIVGDWGYSQLRLRGFYDDSNKKAKAAFDAKISTLDEYIQEYCNFGCSYFVVRKVKPSELKQLKGIKEQQPSVPLEAEEKEIQEESVPSGE, via the coding sequence ATGATCCAAGTTCAGGGTACTTTTTATGAAGTTCAACAAGAAGTGCGTGATGGATGGCAGCCTGACGCTTTTAAAGAACGTTATAGTGATGTTTTATCTAAATATGATTATATAGTAGGTGACTGGGGATATAGTCAGCTGCGCCTGCGAGGATTTTATGATGATTCAAATAAAAAGGCAAAGGCAGCATTTGATGCGAAAATTAGTACATTAGATGAATATATACAGGAATATTGTAATTTTGGCTGTTCCTACTTTGTGGTTCGCAAGGTAAAGCCCTCCGAGCTTAAACAGCTGAAGGGGATAAAGGAGCAGCAACCTTCAGTACCTTTAGAAGCTGAAGAAAAAGAAATTCAGGAAGAGAGTGTTCCTTCTGGAGAGTAA